From a region of the Daphnia magna isolate NIES linkage group LG1, ASM2063170v1.1, whole genome shotgun sequence genome:
- the LOC116934605 gene encoding AFG3-like protein 2 isoform X1 has translation MAYRQASAFRNLELLVQNCFTRRQLSRTIIERNLHLLNGNSPSHSKLRSILQEWHIRFSENPPKGFEKYFKPGNTSKNASKESPKEVPKETPKETPKETPREATKGPPKDGPFSRGPEPEKRFSMKYDFKFGSSGGKDGRPGSEGGKEKYMIYAAIGTVCVLGALTFLELNSREITWKEFINSYLSKGMVEKLEVVNKKWVRVRLPPGNNVSDGSTLWFNIGSVDSFERNLENAQIELNIEPQNFVPVIYKSEMDGSTVKDLIPTLLIIGFLIFMLKRSSEMMGGAAGRGKGRGGGLFGGVMESTAKLINPSDIKIQFKDVAGCEEAKIEIMEFVNFLKNPQQYLDLGAKIPKGAILTGPPGTGKTLLAKATAGEANVPFITVSGSEFLEMFVGVGPSRVRDMFSMARKHAPCILFIDEIDAVGRKRGGRNFGGHSEQENTLNQLLVEMDGFNTTTNVVVLAATNRLDILDNALLRPGRFDRQIYVPAPDIKGRASIFKVHLAPLKSNINKDDLARKMAALTPGFTGADIANVCNEAALIAARDLNESIELRHFEQAIERVVAGMEKKSNVLQPEEKKTVAYHEAGHAVAGWFLEHADPLLKVSIIPRGKGLGYAQYLPKEQYLYTAEQLFDRMCMTLGGRVSEQIFFGRITTGAQDDLKKVTQSAYAQVVHYGMNAKVGNVSFDMPQPGEQVLEKPYSEETAQLIDNEVRFLIDRAYKSTHELLSLHKEKVLKVAERLLKQEILNREDMIDLLGARPFPEKSTYEQFVEGTGSLDEDTTLPEGLKGWNKKKEEEKEDKKSGEPSST, from the exons ATGGCCTATCGTCAAGCGAGTGCTTTTCGAAATTTAGAGCTATTGGTCCAAAATTGTTTCACCAGACGACAACTTAGCCGGACAATT ATTGAACGCAATCTTCACCTTCTGAATGGGAATTCACCTTCACATAGCAAGTTACGAAGCATTCTCCAGGAATGGCATATTCGTTTTAGTGAAAATCCCCCAAAAGGTTTTGAGAAATATTTCAAACCAGGAAACACATCCAAAAATGCTTCGAAAGAGAGTCCTAAGGAGGTTCCCAAAGAAACTCCAAAAGAAACTCCAAAAGAAACACCAAGGGAAGCAACAAAAGGTCCACCAAAAGATGGTCCATTCAGCAGAGGGCCTGAACctgaaaaaagattttctaTGAAGTATGACTTTAAATTTGGATCATCAGGGGGAAA AGATGGTCGACCGGGAAGCGAAGGAGGTAAGGAAAAATATATGATCTACGCTGCAATCGGGACAGTGTGTGTCTTGGGTGCCCTCACTTTCCTTGAACTAAACAGTAGAGAAATTACATGGAAGGAGTTTATCAATAg CTATCTCTCTAAAGGAATGGTTGAAAAACTGGAAGTTGTTAATAAAAAGTGGGTTCGAGTTCGATTACCTCCAGGAAATAACGTATCGGATGGG AGTACTCTGTGGTTCAACATTGGAAGCGTGGAttcatttgaaagaaatttgGAGAATGCCCAAATTGAGTTGAACATAGAACCCCAAAATTTTGTACCAGTTATATACAAGAGTGAAATGGACGGCAGTACCGTTAAGGATTTAATCCCAACCTTGCTCATTATAG ggtttttgattttcatgCTTAAACGTTCGAGTGAAATGATGGGCGGAGCAGCCGGTCGCGGTAAAGGCCGTGGCGGTGGCCTATTTGGAGGTGTGATGGAATCGACTGCCAAACTTATCAACCCCAGTGACATCAAAATTCAATtcaa GGATGTTGCCGGTTGTGAAGAGGCCAAGATCGAAATTATGGAATTCGTGAATTTCTTGAAAAATCCCCAGCAGTATCTGGACCTAGGGGCTAAAATCCCCAAAGGAGCAATCCTTACTG GTCCTCCTGGAACTGGCAAAACCCTACTGGCGAAAGCTACGGCCGGCGAAGCAAATGTTCCGTTTATCACAGTATCAGGATCTGAGTTTTTAGAAATGTTCGTTGGTGTCGGACCATCAAGA GTTAGAGACATGTTTTCCATGGCTCGTAAACATGCTCCGTGCATTCTCTTCATTGATGAAATTGACGCAGTTGGTCGTAAAAGAGGAGGTCGTAACTTTGGGGGTCATTCAGAGCAAGAAAATACCCTTAATCAACTACTGGTTGAAATGGATG GTTTCAATACGACAACCAATGTCGTTGTTTTGGCCGCCACCAATCGTTTGGACATTCTGGACAATGCTTTATTACGCCCAGGGAGATTTGATCGTCAGATTTATGTCCCAGCCCCAGACATTAAAG GCCGAGCCTCTATTTTCAAAGTCCATTTGGCTCCTCTAAAGAGCAACATTAATAAGGACGATCTGGCTCGTAAGATGGCGGCTTTGACTCCGGGATTCACAGGTGCCGACATTGCAAATGTCTGCAACGAAGCCGCATTGATCGCCGCGCGCGACCTAAACGAATCCATCGAACTACGTCATTTTGAACAAGCCATCGAGCGTGTTGTTGCTggcatggaaaaaaaaagcaacgtACTTCAGccggaagaaaagaaaacagttgCCTATCATGAGGCTGGTCACGCTGTAGCCGGATGGTTCCTCGAACATGCCGATCCACTCTTGAAG GTTTCTATCATCCCCCGTGGTAAAGGTTTGGGTTACGCACAGTATTTGCCCAAAGAACAATATTTGTACACTGCGGAGCAGCTCTTTGACCGCATGTGCATGACACTAGGTGGTCGAGTGTCTGAACAGATATTCTTTGGTCGCATCACGACTGGTGCACAGGATGATTTGAAGAAAGTAACGCAGAGCGCTTATGCTCAAGTTGTTCACTACGGTATGAACGCTAAGGTCGGTAATGTCAGCTTTGATATGCCACAACCAGGAGAGCAAGTATTGGAGAAACCTTATTCCGAAGAAACCGCACAATTGATTGACAACGAAGTGCGCTTCTTGATTGATCGAGCGTACAAGAGTACCCACGAGCTCTTATCGTTACACAAGGAGAAAGTTTTGAAG GTTGCTGAGCGCCTATTGAAACAAGAAATTCTCAATAGAGAAGACATGATCGATTTACTCGGCGCTAGACCGTTCCCAGAAAAGTCGACGTATGAACAATTTGTTGAGGGAACGGGTTCATTGGATGAAGACACAACCCTTCCTGAAGGGTTGAAAGGatggaataagaaaaaagaggaagagaagGAAGACAAGAAATCCGGAGAACCATCCTCAACCTAA
- the LOC116934605 gene encoding AFG3-like protein 2 isoform X2 yields MAYRQASAFRNLELLVQNCFTRRQLSRTIIERNLHLLNGNSPSHSKLRSILQEWHIRFSENPPKGFEKYFKPGNTSKNASKESPKEVPKETPKETPKETPREATKGPPKDGPFSRGPEPEKRFSMKDGRPGSEGGKEKYMIYAAIGTVCVLGALTFLELNSREITWKEFINSYLSKGMVEKLEVVNKKWVRVRLPPGNNVSDGSTLWFNIGSVDSFERNLENAQIELNIEPQNFVPVIYKSEMDGSTVKDLIPTLLIIGFLIFMLKRSSEMMGGAAGRGKGRGGGLFGGVMESTAKLINPSDIKIQFKDVAGCEEAKIEIMEFVNFLKNPQQYLDLGAKIPKGAILTGPPGTGKTLLAKATAGEANVPFITVSGSEFLEMFVGVGPSRVRDMFSMARKHAPCILFIDEIDAVGRKRGGRNFGGHSEQENTLNQLLVEMDGFNTTTNVVVLAATNRLDILDNALLRPGRFDRQIYVPAPDIKGRASIFKVHLAPLKSNINKDDLARKMAALTPGFTGADIANVCNEAALIAARDLNESIELRHFEQAIERVVAGMEKKSNVLQPEEKKTVAYHEAGHAVAGWFLEHADPLLKVSIIPRGKGLGYAQYLPKEQYLYTAEQLFDRMCMTLGGRVSEQIFFGRITTGAQDDLKKVTQSAYAQVVHYGMNAKVGNVSFDMPQPGEQVLEKPYSEETAQLIDNEVRFLIDRAYKSTHELLSLHKEKVLKVAERLLKQEILNREDMIDLLGARPFPEKSTYEQFVEGTGSLDEDTTLPEGLKGWNKKKEEEKEDKKSGEPSST; encoded by the exons ATGGCCTATCGTCAAGCGAGTGCTTTTCGAAATTTAGAGCTATTGGTCCAAAATTGTTTCACCAGACGACAACTTAGCCGGACAATT ATTGAACGCAATCTTCACCTTCTGAATGGGAATTCACCTTCACATAGCAAGTTACGAAGCATTCTCCAGGAATGGCATATTCGTTTTAGTGAAAATCCCCCAAAAGGTTTTGAGAAATATTTCAAACCAGGAAACACATCCAAAAATGCTTCGAAAGAGAGTCCTAAGGAGGTTCCCAAAGAAACTCCAAAAGAAACTCCAAAAGAAACACCAAGGGAAGCAACAAAAGGTCCACCAAAAGATGGTCCATTCAGCAGAGGGCCTGAACctgaaaaaagattttctaTGAA AGATGGTCGACCGGGAAGCGAAGGAGGTAAGGAAAAATATATGATCTACGCTGCAATCGGGACAGTGTGTGTCTTGGGTGCCCTCACTTTCCTTGAACTAAACAGTAGAGAAATTACATGGAAGGAGTTTATCAATAg CTATCTCTCTAAAGGAATGGTTGAAAAACTGGAAGTTGTTAATAAAAAGTGGGTTCGAGTTCGATTACCTCCAGGAAATAACGTATCGGATGGG AGTACTCTGTGGTTCAACATTGGAAGCGTGGAttcatttgaaagaaatttgGAGAATGCCCAAATTGAGTTGAACATAGAACCCCAAAATTTTGTACCAGTTATATACAAGAGTGAAATGGACGGCAGTACCGTTAAGGATTTAATCCCAACCTTGCTCATTATAG ggtttttgattttcatgCTTAAACGTTCGAGTGAAATGATGGGCGGAGCAGCCGGTCGCGGTAAAGGCCGTGGCGGTGGCCTATTTGGAGGTGTGATGGAATCGACTGCCAAACTTATCAACCCCAGTGACATCAAAATTCAATtcaa GGATGTTGCCGGTTGTGAAGAGGCCAAGATCGAAATTATGGAATTCGTGAATTTCTTGAAAAATCCCCAGCAGTATCTGGACCTAGGGGCTAAAATCCCCAAAGGAGCAATCCTTACTG GTCCTCCTGGAACTGGCAAAACCCTACTGGCGAAAGCTACGGCCGGCGAAGCAAATGTTCCGTTTATCACAGTATCAGGATCTGAGTTTTTAGAAATGTTCGTTGGTGTCGGACCATCAAGA GTTAGAGACATGTTTTCCATGGCTCGTAAACATGCTCCGTGCATTCTCTTCATTGATGAAATTGACGCAGTTGGTCGTAAAAGAGGAGGTCGTAACTTTGGGGGTCATTCAGAGCAAGAAAATACCCTTAATCAACTACTGGTTGAAATGGATG GTTTCAATACGACAACCAATGTCGTTGTTTTGGCCGCCACCAATCGTTTGGACATTCTGGACAATGCTTTATTACGCCCAGGGAGATTTGATCGTCAGATTTATGTCCCAGCCCCAGACATTAAAG GCCGAGCCTCTATTTTCAAAGTCCATTTGGCTCCTCTAAAGAGCAACATTAATAAGGACGATCTGGCTCGTAAGATGGCGGCTTTGACTCCGGGATTCACAGGTGCCGACATTGCAAATGTCTGCAACGAAGCCGCATTGATCGCCGCGCGCGACCTAAACGAATCCATCGAACTACGTCATTTTGAACAAGCCATCGAGCGTGTTGTTGCTggcatggaaaaaaaaagcaacgtACTTCAGccggaagaaaagaaaacagttgCCTATCATGAGGCTGGTCACGCTGTAGCCGGATGGTTCCTCGAACATGCCGATCCACTCTTGAAG GTTTCTATCATCCCCCGTGGTAAAGGTTTGGGTTACGCACAGTATTTGCCCAAAGAACAATATTTGTACACTGCGGAGCAGCTCTTTGACCGCATGTGCATGACACTAGGTGGTCGAGTGTCTGAACAGATATTCTTTGGTCGCATCACGACTGGTGCACAGGATGATTTGAAGAAAGTAACGCAGAGCGCTTATGCTCAAGTTGTTCACTACGGTATGAACGCTAAGGTCGGTAATGTCAGCTTTGATATGCCACAACCAGGAGAGCAAGTATTGGAGAAACCTTATTCCGAAGAAACCGCACAATTGATTGACAACGAAGTGCGCTTCTTGATTGATCGAGCGTACAAGAGTACCCACGAGCTCTTATCGTTACACAAGGAGAAAGTTTTGAAG GTTGCTGAGCGCCTATTGAAACAAGAAATTCTCAATAGAGAAGACATGATCGATTTACTCGGCGCTAGACCGTTCCCAGAAAAGTCGACGTATGAACAATTTGTTGAGGGAACGGGTTCATTGGATGAAGACACAACCCTTCCTGAAGGGTTGAAAGGatggaataagaaaaaagaggaagagaagGAAGACAAGAAATCCGGAGAACCATCCTCAACCTAA